The DNA segment GGGCATTTTAAAGAATGCAAGTAAATGGCAGTAGCTAATAAAATGAGTTCACAGGACATGTGCATCTGCACGTGAGGGGaaataatattcagaaaaaaagagaaagaaatcataTCATGTGTCTTGTAGGctcatgcatgtaaaaaaatctataattatcCCGCCCAGGACTTGTTTCAAAATGCACTAAATGTACTGTTGAGGGGCTGTGAGGAGAGGTTTACTTAAGGATTGGCTAGAATGCCATGCATGTGCAATGACTGGGCAGGAAGGAGAGAATTTGAACATTTTTGCAACGTGAATTGAGCAGGAGGAGGGACTGACGTCGCCTTTTGGGTGGTCATGTAGTCAGAAGTGTTGTTCTGCTTCATCTGTGTCTGTAGTTCAGAAGGAAAGACTCATGCCAGAGATTGCAGCCTCCGTGATGTAAAAAGTGAAAGTTCTAACAGTGCAAACGAGTTCTATTGATGCCTAAGACAACAACACCTTCGTCCTTTGCATAGACACAGCCACATGCAGCTGGCACTGTGAGGTGGTTATATTCGTTAGCATCACTGAAAAAAACCCAAACATGGAACTTTTTTGCTTGGAAAAGGACGCAATCATCCGAGCTCAGAGAGATCCCAACATCTTTTTCGATGAAAGAGTATTGCAAAGTCTTTTAACAGTGGAGGACAGATATGTTCCGCAGGGACCCTATTTTAAACGTGTCCAGAAGGATATTCAGCCTTTTATGAGGCGGATGGTCGCGACGTGGATGTTGGAggtttgtagttattttttagtGTAAGTTTTATTGTGGAAAACTGTTTGCTTGAACTAtgttaaatgtattatgtaatgtaGAATAGCTTGGGAAGTAGGCTACCTAAAGTAGACTAGCTTGACTTTGGGATGCATTCGTTTTATTACAAAGCAAactcaagaaaacatttgttcacaCCTGTATGCACATAGCATATGTGTAGCTAATTAATGTGCAAAGGAACAGTTTGATCAGGAAATCAGCAGGAAATGCAACGCTGAAATCTCCACACTTCACGATTGTGTAGGCtagaaatgttaatttaatagaAAACGCTTTAGTATTTTTCTTCAAGGCATGCTTTATTAGACAGATGGTggtctttgctttatttacatgcGTGTTATGAATGGTATTATACATTTGTCtaatttttgagaatttttgaaAAAGACTCATCCTTCGAGTTTTGCTCGGTGCGAAAGTGCAACCATGTTAAAAACCGTCGATTTAAATGTGTTTCAGTTCATCAGAGCAGCATAATTGTCGGATATAGTTTAATGTGAAACATATACATGATATTATATGCTGTCATTGACATTACTTAGATCATATTTTTTAACGTGACGAATCACCAAAGCAGTCATGTGTGGGCGTCATTGGTTTTAACAAATGAATGAAGATCATTGGAAAGTTTCTCTTTCTCATGAAAAGAGTAAATAACAGTAATAGCtatagataaaaataattacacctatataaataattacaaaaaaaaaaaatagaatatgaaCAAAAATGTCTGGTTAAGAGCATTGggctaacaacaacaacaataacaacagaaaGGTGTAGCAAGGAcatacaaatgttaaataaatactaattattaCACCCTTGATCATTTAATCGTGAATGAATTCTGTTGTGACCCTGTAGGTTTGTGAAGAGGAGAAATGTGAAGAGGATGTCTTTCCCTTGGCTATGAACTATCTGGACAGATTTTTAGCTGCGGTTCCTACAAGAAAATGTTATCTGCAGCTCTTAGGGGCTGTGTGTCTCTTCTTGGCTTCAAAATTAAAAGCATGCCAACCGCTGTCGGCCAGGAAGCTTTGCATGTACACAGACAACTCCATTACATCTCAACAACTGCTGGTAAGAGCTGATGGTCTTGAGGACAGCAAGAAGTCCTCCAACTGTTGTGTAATTCTATATTACCCCAGATTATATATATAGCCTTAGGCTTGTGATCTGCTGattcatcatatttttattattgtgaaatttaGATGTTGGGGAAGTGAATTTAGCTTCTTTGCCCCTAATGGCTGTTTTTGATGTTGAACAGTCTTCTGGGTTGATCTATGATGAAACACACTTATTTTAGCCTCTCTGATCAGCGTGAGAATGGTTTTGATGATTTGGTAGGGTTCCCATGAATTGGCAAGGACTCTCTACTTACATCATACTTTTTTCTAATAACATGTAAGCTGTCAAAACCCTGGTAGTGTCTAAATCGAAATTATTTTTAGAGCTTTTGGATATAATAAAAAGAGAAGAGGAAAGACAACTGGTTCACCTGGGTCAAAACAAAAGGCTTTCTTATAAATTGCAGTAGTGATTCTTGTATAAAACAGATACATCAGCAAACTGAAGCATTCAGGAGGAGGTGGCTTAGGAGTCTTGACCTTGGTGATTTGGTGTCACTTATCAGGGACTGTCCCTTCTCGGCAGAGTCTTCACTAACTTTAaatctctcttactctctcttcACTCACCAAGACTTGGGGCTTCTCACTTTGGGCTGGTTTTCCCCTCATGTCTCTGTTCTTAAGAGTTTCTCAGAAAGCAGCTTCATCAGGCTAAACAAAGCCAGCGAGGCACGTGTGAGGAAGGAAGTTTGAGCGTGTGCATGGAATGCAGCATCTGGTTGGTGGAGATCAAAGACAAGGGGTGGAGCTTTGCATGATAACCTGATTTATTTTACAACTGTGACATCCCTTTGGGCAAGACAGATCCATATTTAAAGGGCAACTTGACTAATTTCTTACCCGTTTTGAAGAATCACAAGTGTTGAGTGACATAGAAACCCAACCTAGACTTTTTAAATGCCAGTGTCAGTAAGGCATGATGATTTATGTCACAACTTCTGTTTTAAGGCAGTACATGTCTTTGCATTTTTAAGCAGTTTAATCTGGTGTGAGTATGGCATGTGATTGGCTTTTACCACACAAGCTTGACACACTTTGCACAGTTGAAACAGTCAGGAGTGATTAAGTCAAATACATAATCACTGACAATCACTAGTGGAGTGATGATATCAGATTATGATGCTTTGGTATTGAATATACATATACTATGGTATTTACATGATATAGTTTGTATAGACCCTTTTAACAGTAAAGTGcatattcactgtaaaaaaatgaatttttgaagattattggactacgttttacaagaaaatacttggtgttacttgtcatttctttgtaattgtttgcaaaattcattattaatttctgaatttaaataaatcCTAAAACAGTCAACATGCATGAATAGCCGTTCATAAATTCCATAGctgatctagacaggtggagctggtggAGGGTTTTAGGTGAATCCGCTTACAGCGAACACTGAACCAGACTATTTAAATGTTGCATAAGCAGTCTCATTGGTTGCAAAATCAGCCAATCAGCTTGTGCTATGTAAATGATGTGATTGCTAGCAgattgcatgtatatttttaattaaatgaatttcacCAGCCACAATCTGCACTGAAAATGTGAAAGACCATCCTTAGGTCATCTGGGCCTGTCCTTAACTGAGATAATAACCAAACCTTTCTGTATCCTGTATGGATGTGGAACTAAAAAGGTGGATTGTTGGCAATATAGTGACTTTAGTTTATATGGTGTTCTGCCGCTCATATTCATTACCTCTTGTTCggtttctgtctttctctgtctctctgttggAGTGGGAGTTGGTGGTTCTTATTAAACTGAAATGGAACCTGGCTGCCATCACCCCACTTGACTTTATCGAACACATCCTGCACAAATTGCCCTTCCCTGAAGACAGACTGACGCTGATCCGCAAACACACGCAAACCTTCATCACCCTCTGTGCAACAGGTAGGACCCGAGATGAGTGACAGTGCACTGACTGCATTCGTCAGAAATGTGTCTGTATAAGCAGAAACATAGCCATTACTGTGCTAAAGATGTATGATGTGAATGTGTTAGGATGCTTTCTGCCTTGTGATTTGTGTCTATATAAAAGTTTTGTATATTTAACTGGGTGTGTTTCTGCGGCCCTGCATCTGTTCTAAAGGCTGAGGCCTGAATATGAGCCAAGATGGAGGAGCCTTTTTGAGCTAttgcaaatgtttttgtcattgccTTTAACAATTTTCTCAAGTCAGGAATGTTGGTTTACTGCACAGCTGCTATACTGTGGCTGTCAGTCGAGTGTAGGGTGTTTATTCAAGGATGACCGTTGCGTCCTGAAATAAGCAGCACGCTAACACCAACAAAGCAGATGAAACGAATGACTTCCAGCACGGAATAGCTGAGGCTTTCCTCCTTGACTGAAAACCGAGGGCCTGTTCTCAGGATGTCAAGGAAGAGGAGGAGTAGATCCTGGAAACCTCAGAGCCCTCTGAGAAATGAAGGGAGGGAGTAGGAGGAGAAGGAAGGCTCTCCTCACTTTTCATTCGCAGCTGCAGGACGATTTAAGGTGGTGATGTTAAAACAGGTCTGAAACCAGAGAGCGTGTGAACGTCAGGTTCAGGTTTGCTTGGAATTCAAAGCAGATGTAAGATGTAGTACAACTCCTCAATCAGATTGCATTATCACAACTGTTTTCTGGGAAGTTGTTTTGAAGTTTCTTACAGGTGAGTAATGTTCTAGGGAACGTACTGACCAGGTCACTGATGTTTCGGGATGTGTGCGTGCTTGTTTTTTTCCTCAGATCACAGTTTCACCATGTACCCTCCCTCCATGATCGCCACAGGATGTGTGGGGGCAGCAGTATGTGGCCTTCAGCCCGACCAGAGCAACCAAACTCTGTGGGGGGACAATCTGACAGAGCTACTGGCTAAAATCACCCACACTGAGGTGGTAAGTGTCTAGCATctttgtactgtaaaaaaagaagtgaAACAAAATCTCAGTAGTTATATAGCAAATGACCATTCAAGATATAGTTTAAATCAGGATTAACCCTAGTTTGTTAGTTCAGTACAGTATTCcattcattttgtgacattttatgAAAGAACAACTTCCTGGTGacccattttctttcttttctgtatttATGTATTTCCTATTAAAAAGGAAGTTGGGACGGGACACATCTCAGGGTTCATCCGTTTTTATTTCAAGCAGTGATGTTTTAATATCATTGGAatgctattttgtttttattaatattttctaaaaaaaaagaaaaaaaagttacttttaattgttttattgttttatgtattgtttgttttgtactttttatatattttttatttctatataatttttattcattcattcattcattcattcaactttATTCATGTCCCCCATGAGGCAATTCGTTTTGCAGCAagacatacaaacaaacataaaaagaacaaaaacaatactttatttccattttagcattaggcaatttgttttttaatattttagattcatttagtaacatttttaatttcacataaaaACTAAAGATATGTTAAATGAACCACAAATAATTTTCTGATTACAGATGTTTCAAGAGCTATATGTTCATCAGTAAGAATAGTTATGAaggggtaaaaaataaatatgattttatcattttttttatcattttgatttagatttattcaatatattaacaataatttattactttaaacACTTTTAAGTTTGCTGAGGCCGCCTGGTTAAGAAACACAGTCCTAGAGACTGAGAGCATTTATTAAATGATAGTTTAGCGTTGTCATTTTTCAAATGAGTTTTCAATACTGAAGTCAGTTTTGCCTGTGTCCAACGGAGGACATAGCAGACATGTGCGTGTGCAGGACATTCATGCATGACTGTATGGAAAtggagaaatgtgtcattttatgaatgagtgattgtgtgtgttcactgcagcaATGGTGAAGTGTTTTCAGAGCTGCATACTTGTGGCGAGACACAGACCTCTCGACCACATCTGTGGATTTAAGCgcaatgttacacacacacacacacacacacacacacacacacacacactcagtctctTACACAAACTTACACATCTTGGCTTCAGGCTGTTTTGAAAGTCTCATGGTAAAACTTTTTTGAATTGGACCCAGAGAGTGAACGCCCCATTTAAACTCCTCACATACACTCATAAGGCTATACACATTCTTTTCTCTCTCCTCAGTGTAAAGTGTtacgtttttttttacattttaagttctGGAAAAAACACCACATGTCGCCGTTAGCAACAATTCCTTCCTGTGTCTGTAGTTGTCAGGACAACAAGGCCTGTTGTGGCCGTCTCATTCGGTTTAGGGAAAGAACAGGTTTTAATTATCCTGAGAGTTTGATACAGGATCATTCCGTCAGACCTCCCAGATTTCTgcagaaagagagacacagaTATCAATGTTTTATTCTCTGAAagataaaggttccaaaaagagGTTTTccagtgatgccatagaaaaactatttttgactcctcaaataacttttcagtaaacagttctcaaaagaaccatttttcttaatgtgaagaacatttaaaaagctCAAGAACCTTTTTCTGCTATAAAGAACCTCGAacggttctatggatgttaaaggttcttcatggaaacgtcgatgccaataaagaacttgaatttttaagagtgtacatagTTCTGCATAGCCGATTGGAATAAAATCTGAAACAGTTTACAGCTTCATTTTGGCTAAGAACCGCCCATTTAGACAGGAAAAAATCTGTCTGACCAACATGAGAACAACAACAGTTTTAATTTATGTGGCGTTTGGGGGCGAGTGAATCTGAAactgtaaacatgattttttttttttcaagatgtaaaaacaaagattactggagcaAAAGAAAGCACTAgctcagtctttctacttcaaaatgtcatgtttaattcaatgttgcttgcaatttctttgtaattaactgtgaaatttactagcaatttctgagcgaAAAATGTAAACCCTACACCCATTTTTTGAGTCTACATTATTCATGGACAAATCATTGAAGTAATTACACAACAGCATAATTGTAGTATTTGGAAAATTATGTACATCTTTTGTGCAGAGTCTcataaaaataaacccaaaaaactTTGTCAACAGTTattaaaacaaccttttttttttgtgtgtgtgttaagaacatttttataatcta comes from the Cyprinus carpio isolate SPL01 chromosome B4, ASM1834038v1, whole genome shotgun sequence genome and includes:
- the ccnd2b gene encoding G1/S-specific cyclin-D2b, yielding MELFCLEKDAIIRAQRDPNIFFDERVLQSLLTVEDRYVPQGPYFKRVQKDIQPFMRRMVATWMLEVCEEEKCEEDVFPLAMNYLDRFLAAVPTRKCYLQLLGAVCLFLASKLKACQPLSARKLCMYTDNSITSQQLLEWELVVLIKLKWNLAAITPLDFIEHILHKLPFPEDRLTLIRKHTQTFITLCATDHSFTMYPPSMIATGCVGAAVCGLQPDQSNQTLWGDNLTELLAKITHTEVDCLKSCQEQIEQLLTSSLKESQQQHQQQQEGRASNKGMQSQNLSCTPTDVRDVNL